Sequence from the Clostridium butyricum genome:
TTGTTTTTCTTTTTATTTTTTAAAACTTTATTACTTATCTTTTTATTGCTAGTTTTATTTTTATCCAATAGTTTCTTATTAAGATAATCACATATTAATCTCACAAACAGATTAGTTAAAAATATCAATATTGATAAAACAAATATTTCTTTGAACTTAGCATAATGCTGTAGTTCTTTAATTTTAGTTGTCATAACAGCTGTAGCTGTTCCAACAAGGAAAATTATTGCACTTATTGTTACCATTGAATTTATAAATAAATAACTGAACATTTCTATTATTGTAGAAAATGAATTTGGTATTACAACTCTAACTAATGTCTTAAACCATGAATCTCCTAAAAGTTCACCTGTTGTCTCCCATGATGGATTCATTTTAGAAAGAGAATTCTTAGCCATAAGATATGGTGTTGTAAAGAAATGAACCATGTTACAAATTATTATTATTAAAAATGTACCTTTTAAATCTGTCTTATTAAATAACATTAAATAAGCTAAACCTAAAACCATACCTGGTACTGTATTTGTAATCATAGAAAAACAATCTAAGCTTTTTCTGAATTTTCTATGAAGGCTTGTACGTGTATTTATTAATGCTCCAAGATAAGTTACCATTGTACCGAATATCCCACATAAAACTGCTACGAATATTGAGTTTTTATAAACAGTAAGTATATTATTTGAAGTTACAGTATTTTTAAAGTATTCTAATGTAAAGCTCATATTGTAAGGGAAATCAACCATGAATGGTGTTATGAACATTACAATAAATATTGAAAGAATGGATATTATTATTAAACTCCCAATAGATCCTAACACTACATCTCTAAATTTATTTTTTCCAAGCTCTATATCTGTTACTTTGTCATAATGAAAATTGAATCTTTCAAGATAATTGAGTAATAAAACTCCTAAAATTGCTGGCATAAGCATTAAAATAGCTATAACTGCCCCACCATTAAAATTAGGAATTGCTCCAAGCATAACCTGATACAAATGAGTTGAAACAACATTATATGTACCACCTACTGCTGCTGGTATACCGAAGTCTGTAAATGATAATATGAAAGCTGATACAAATGCTCCACCTATACTACCCATAAGTGGGCGTAGTATTGTATTTATAAGCTGTTTTGCTCTATTATCACCCATAAGATTAGATACTATGATAAATTTCTTATCAATATATTTAAAAGAATTGTTTATGAGTAAAAATGATGATGGAAGAGTATAAATAACATAACCTATTAACAAACCATTAAACCCATATATGTTCAAAAGTTCTCTTCCAAAAATCTTTGTTAATAATCCTTGTTTACCAAATGAATATATTATTGCAAATCCATAAGTTATTGTTGGTAGAAGCATTGGAAGTATAACTCCAAGTCTTATACACTTTTTTATGGGAGTAAAAATTCTTGTGCAGTTCAAAACATATGAAAGTATAAAACTTATTATTGTTGTTATTACTGCTGCACATAAAGATACAATTGTACTATTTTTTACTGCTCTTAAAAGTTCTGGATTACTTATTGTTTCTTTATAATTTTCAAATCCAATTCCACCATCTATCTGAATTGATTTAAAGAAAAGTATTCCTAATGGCAGTACTAAAAATCCTATAAAGAAAAGTGTTATTATTGTAAATATTGTTTTTACTTCTATCTTTGTTCTATTCATGCTAAGCACTCTCCAAACAAATTATATATATTGTTCTTTTTTATATGTAGCTGCTTTAATATAAACTCTTCTACAAATTCACAGCTTGGACTACTTATAACCTCATTAGGTGTCCCAAATTGAGCTATCTTACCATCATTTATTATTAATACCTTGTCAGACAAAGTTAATGCTTCTTCTGGATCATGTGTAACAACTATAGTTGTAAGTTTAAACTGCTTTACTATGGATTTAATTTTATCTTTTATTGATTCTTTTATAACCCCATCTAAAGCACTTAAAGGTTCATCTAAAAGCAATACCTTTGGTTTAGTCACAAGAGTTCTTGCAAGAGCAACTCTCTGTTTTTGTCCTCCTGATAATTGGCTTATATTTTTTTCTAAATGCTGCTGTAATCCTAAAATAGAAATTATTTCATCAACTTCTTTCTTTGTTGATATTCCCTTATTATTCTTTAATCCGTAAATTATATTTTCATAAGCACTTAAATTAGGAAATAATGCATAATCCTGAAATACTATATTAAATCCACGTTTTTTCATATGTACATTAGTGATATCATCACCGTTAAAAATTAAGTTTCCTTCATCCATATTCGTAAGACCTAAGATTATATTTAATAATGTTGTTTTTCCACTTCCACTTTGACCTAATAATGAAACTATTTCTCCATTTTCAATATTAAGACTGATGTTATCTAAAACTGTCTTGTCATTAAATTTTTTGGTTATATTTTTTAATTCTAGCACTTAAGCCACCTCCAAACCTTACAAGAATAAATATATCAACTCTTTGTAAAGTTTGTATTATACAATTGTTAATTGCAGGTAAAACATGACAATGTTTTTGCATACTCTTTAATAACTTTTGACAATGTTTTTTATATATGTGATAATATTTTTATTGTATTATTACATTCTTTTTTAAATAGTCTAAATTATTCCTATTTAATAGCTAAATAGGATATATAATATTATTATCAACTTATGTGAGGTGTTAGATATGTATCCTATAGAACGTCAGCTTGAAATCTTTGAATTAGCAAAAGTTAATGATGTTTTAAAATTAAAAGATCTTACAGATAAATTCAATATTTCCATTGAAACATTAAGACGTGATTTATCTGTATTAGAAAAGCAAGGGAAAATCCAAAAAATTTATGGTGGAATAAAATTAGCTGAAACTTATTCTGGTGAGCCACTTATGCAAAACAGAATGGAAAATAAGCTTGAAATAAAAGAAATTATCGGAAAGAAATGCAGCGAATTTGTAATTGAAGGTGACTGTATATTTTTAGACAGCGGCTCAACTACATATCATATTGCAAAAAATATAAAAAACATAAAAAATCTTATAGTTATAACAAATTCAATTCCTATTGTAAATGAACTTATAAATAGTGACGTAGAAGTTATAATTATAGGAGGAAAACTTAGACATAATGAAAGTTCAATTGTAGCTTATGATTACCTATTTAACTTTAAAACTTTAAATATTTCAAAAAGCTTCATATGTGCAGGAGGTATTACTTTAGATAAAGGTATTTCTGACTACAATATGGATGAAGCAATTACACGAAAAAAAATTCTTGAAATATCAAATGAGGTTTTTGTAGCCGCTGATAGCTCAAAGTTAGGAAGAGATGTACCTATTAATATATGTGGAATTGATAAAGTTAACTATGTAATTACAGATTCATCTTTAGATTCTTCTACGGAATCATCATTTAAAAACTCCCCTTGTGAACTTATTATTGCATATAAAAAATAATATGTTTGCATTATTTTTCACAGAAAATGCTATTATTCTAGGGATAAATATTTAAATATTAAAAATAAAACCATAGAGATTATATTACTCTATGGTTTTCACATTATTACAAAATTACTTAATTAGGATTTTCATTACTCATACAACTATCTACATATAATTCTTCATTATAGTCTTCTCTATTTTTTAATGTTTCTAGAGCCTTATCAGCTTCCTCTTTTGAAGAATACTCTCCAATGCTAACTGAATAAAGTCCATTTTTAGTCTTTACAACAGTAGCATCTTCATCAAAATACATCTCTGCTATCATAGCTAAAGGTTCTCCATTTTCCATTGGTTTTGATCGTATAAAATAAACATTTTTAGGTTCTTCTTTATTCTTATTAAATAACTTAAGTTCCATATATCCTGGTTCCTTATATTCTGATATAGAATAGTCTACATTTTCTTTAAGCTCTACTACAAATGAAATAGCTGAATCATCTAATACAATATTTCTATATACATCTTTTATATAAGAGCTACTAAGAATATCTTCTTGTAGTTTATTATAATCAAAATTTCTAACACCTGAGAAATCAAAAACAATTCTATTAGGTCCAACCTTTTTATTAACTGTATAACTAGGAGCAGTTGTTAATTGATTTTCTGATAAATTAAAGTTAATCTTAATAATATCTTCCTTACTCTCTGTTGAAATTAATACTCCATCAGTTATGCTTCCGCCTTTATTAATTTGAAATACGTCTACAAGTTTTCCTATTACCGGCATATCCTTTAATGCTGCTGAAACAGCTGGAACATTAACTGTAATTGTAAACGCTAGACATACAAATACAATTGCTGAACATTTCTTAGCTGTTTGAAATCGCTTATATCTTTTTCCTCTTTTTTCAGCCTTATTAATAATTTCCGAAATATTTTCTGGTATACTGATGTCTTCATATTTATTTCTATTAGTCATTAAACTTCACCTCATCTTCTTTCAAATATTTATTTAGCTTTTTTATTGTCCTATATAACTTACTTTTTATAGTATTTTCAGGTATAGACAATACTTCTGATATTTCTCTAAAATTAAGTTCTTGAAAATATTTCAATATTATAATTGTCTTTTCATCATCAGGTAATCTATCCATAAGGTCGTATAAATCCATTCTATCTTCCATTGATAATGATGTATTTATATCTTTAATATTTTCTATATTGTGTTCATCTAAATAGACATATTTATTTGTTTTCTTAAAAAAATCATTTGCACAATTAATTATTATTCTTATCATCCATGTTTCAAAATATTTTTCATCCCTTAATTTGTGAAAAGATATGTATCCTTTATAAACTGCTTCTGATAGAATGTCCAAGGCATCATCTTCGTTTTTTACATAACAATATGCAAATCTATATAATTTATCTCTACTCTTTTCTAAAATCTCACTAAATCTTTTTTGTGAATTTATTTTACTTAAAAATTTCAGAACATCACCTTCTTCACTATAATTAAATATTTTCTAAATTAATTTATTATATATTTTTTCTTATTTCTACAGACAAGCTTCCGTATGCATGCATTAAAGTTAATGTACAATCATCTAAATTCCAAATACAATATTTTCTATCCTCTACTTCACTTTCTTTAGAATCATCATTTCTTTCTGAATATTTTCCAAAAGCTTTATTCAATAATTCAATATTTCCATCATAATCAGTATCATTAGGCAATATATTTACTGAATCTACTACTTTATTCTCATTATAACCAATAGTTACAAGGGCATTTCCTTTTAAAACATCTATATTATATTCTCTACTAAAAACAATCCCATTTTCTTCTTTTCCTTCACCTAACTTTTTCACTACATATTCGTCACTTTTCCCTACTATTTCAGTTAATGAACCTAGTATACTCTCTGCTTGTTTTTCTTCATTGACACTTACCTTAACTGTAGTTTCTTTTTCTGAACTACTTTTAGTGTTAACACACCCAGACAAAGACATCATAGTTAAAATCCCCATTAATAATAAAAATATTTTTTTCATTTAAGTCCTCCTAAAAATTTTCTTTTATGCTAATTAGACTGCTAATTTATAAAAATAGTTTCACAAGAAAATATTTTTTTTACCTATAAACAAAAAACTATCCAATTAGTAGATTTAAAATCTGCTAATTGGATAGTTTCCTTCTAAATTTTCATTTTAATCTATTTATCTACGGTGACTCCCCCCACACCATCCATAAACCATTTCTGAGCAATCAAGAATAATATAAGTAGTGGTAATACTGTTATTGTACTTGCAGCCATTATTTCTGGCCACTTTGTTCCATATGCACCATCTTGAATAAAAAACTGTCTTATTCCAGCTGAAATCAAAAATTTCTCTGGACTTTTTGTTATCAATGATGGATACATATATTCATTATAATAAGTAACAAAGCTTATTAAACCAAAAGTTATAAAGGTTGGCTTAGTTAACGGAAACATTATCTTCCACAAAATTTTTATGTGAGATGCACCATCAACTCTTGCAGCTTCTATAAAACTTTTATCCACCTGTATAAATGCCTGTCTAATAAGAAATATTCCAAGTACATTTACAAGATTACTTATTGTAAGTCCTGTAAGAGTATCTAGTAAATTAAGTTTTCCAAGAATAATGTAACATGGCACATAAGTTACTGCTGATGGAAGCATATATGTACACATTACTATTCCAAATAATACTTTTCTTCCTGCAAATTTAAACTGTGTTAAAGCATAAGCAATCATTGCTGCACTTATTATTTGAAATATTACTTCAATTGTTGCAACGGAAAGACTGTTAAACATATAAGTTCCAAATGGAGCTTCTTTAAAAACATCACTAAATATATGCCAGTTTGGATTTGCTGGGATTATATTAGGAGGAAATGTAAATATTTCCTGTCTTGATTTCAATGCGCTTGTAACCATCCATATAAAAGGAAAGAATGTAGCTATGCTTATAAATATTAATAATATATGTCTTGAAAATGTGCCAATTCTTTCTTTTAATGTCTTTTTAGGAATATAAATTTTTTTATCTGTATCTAATAATTCTGATATATTCAATTCCTCAATATTATTGTTAATATCTATGTTCATAAACATCCTTCTCCTTTTTATATTAATAATGAACCCATTTCTTTGATGCAATAAATTGAATTCCAGCAAGACATCCTATGATAAGTAATATAATAACTGCTATAGCTGTTGCTTCACCTATATTAAAATTTTCAAATGCAGTCTGATAATATAAATAAAGTATAGTTCTTGTACTTCCAGATGGCCCTCCTTGAGTAAGAACCTGAATCTGATCGTATGCTTGTATAGAATTAATTGTTGTAATTATAGTTAAGAAAAAAGTAGTAGGTGATATTAAAGGTAATGTTATTTTTTTAAACTTCTGCCATGAACCTGCTCCATCAACTGCTGCTGCTTCATATAATTCCTTTGGAACCCTCTCTAATGCAGTAAGATAAAATATCATTGCCCATCCAAAACCCTTCCACACAGTCACTAAAATTACGGCTGTCATTGCTGTATCTGAACTTTGAAGCCATTGACTTTTAGGCATATTAAGCAATTGTAAAATATAATTTGCAAGTCCATATTGTGGCTCAAATATCCAGCTCCATACTATTGAAATGACAACTGTAGGAGTAACCCATGGAGAAAAAATTATAGCTTTGTATATTGCTGATCCAGTTATTTTCTTTCTTAGTATAACTGCTGCTAAAAGCCCCAATGCTATAGTAGGTACTAGGGTTCCCAATGTAAATATTAAAGTATTTTTAAGTGCATCATAAAACATACTATCTGAAAATATATTTCTATAATTTTCAAAACCTACAATGTTATATGCAGAACTCATGTAATCCCAGTCTGTAAAGCTCATAAATATTGCTTCACCCATTGGAAACAGCCAGAATACTCCAAGTGGAATTAGTGCTGGTAATATAAACATTAAAACTCTCATTAAATTTTTAATTTTTCTTTTATTAATTGTTTTTCTTCTATCTATAATCACCATTACTACTCCTCTTTTAATTAATATAAATCAGCTAACATCTATACTTAAAATTGAAAATTAAATTCCATAGGAATTTCCCCACAAAACAGTTAACTATAATTATTAACTGTTAACTGCTAATTGTATTGCCAATTATTTCTTTACTGAATCAAGTGCCTTTTGTGCTGTCTTTTGAGCTTCATCTAAAGCTTCTTTAGCTGGAACATTTTCTATTTCTACTTTATCAGCTGCAATCTTAAGAGCATCACTTATCTTTCCACCTGTTGGATCAATAAATGCTTGTGATGCATGTGCTGCCTGTAATGTTGGAACTAATGCATATGGCTTATCACTTACATATTCTTTAAATGCTGGATCATTAGGACTTTCTTTATTAACTGCGATATATCCTGATGCTATTGACCACTCTGCATTAACTTTTGGACTTGTGAAATATTTTATAAATTCATAAGCACCTTGCTTTTCTTCATCACTTACATTCTTAGGTATTACTAAAAATCTTGCTTCTGCAACAGGTTTTGATTCTTTACCTTCTTTAAATGCTGGCTGTTCATATGCTGATAATATATTAAAATCTAAATCTCCCTGATCTCCTGCTGATCCTGTATATCCTGCTGTCTTTTGTTCCATAGCATCAGCAACTGTATCATTCCAATACTGCCAGCCTTGTCCACCAGAGTGAATTCTCATAATTTTATCTTCATGTATCCATTTTCTAAAACTATCCCAAGCTTCAACCCATTCATCACTATTAATCATTACTTTTGTTTTATCATCACTTAAAACTTGCCCACCATTACTTAAAGCTGCATCAACTAAGTTGTCTGGTCCTTTCATTGGTTCCCATCCATAAAATGAAACTTCGTCACCATCTTTTTTAACAAGCTTTGAAGCTGCATCAGCTAGTCCACTCCAAGTCTTTAATGAATCTTCACTTATTCCTGCATCTTTAAATGCTTTAGTATTATAATATAAAAGCTGAGTTGTTCCGTATATTGGGAAGGCATATTGTTTACCCTCCTGCTTTCCTGGCTCTATAAAAGCACTTAAGTAATTATCTGCATTATATTCAGAATCCTTACTTGCAATTTCATTTATATCTGTTAGTAAATCCTTTGATCCTAATGTATATTGCTTATCTGGTTCTAAAAGTGCAAGAGCTGGTGTTTTTTTAGCTGATATTGCAGCTTGAAGATTTTTATATGTTGTATCATAATCATCTTGGGCTATAGGCCTAACTTCATATTTATCTTGTGAACTATTAAAGTCACGTACTATTTTCTGCATATTCTCGTCAAGCTTTCCTCCAAGTCCATACCAATATTCAATTTGAATTTTTCCATCAGAAGTTTTTGTTGCTTCTGCCACTTTGTTTTCTGTTTTTGTGCCACATGCCATCATACTTCCTGTCATTACAGATATTAAACCTGCGACACAAATTTTTTTAATAAACTTGTTCATTTTTATCCCCCTTTAAATATCCTATAAGTTAAAACATTTATTGCAATTTGCTAAATGCAAATAATATATATTGCACTATGAACTTTAGAATTATAATCTAGAAATCATATAGTGATTTCAACATTCAAATTTATCAGGTATCAATTGCAACATAATATTTTAAATATTAATTTTCTAATCCTAAAATCAACTACTTTATAGTTCATTTTTTGAACATCTTTATAATAACAGCGTTCATCGTTCAACACAATATGTTCAAGTAAATTTTTCCAAAAATAATATATGCATACACAAAAAAAGTCCAGATATCTATATAATAAATATCTGAACTTCTTTCATAAAAGTTGTGGTTTAAATATATTTTTAATTTGTTAATAAAAGGGCTTATTAAAGTATGTGCTTATTAAGCTTGAACTCCAGCATCTGCATGTGCATTTTTAGCTGCAATTTCATCTGCATAAGCCATAGCATCGATTTTCTTGAAGAATGGTAAGTAAATCAATCCTCCAATTACTATTACAACAAATTGCATTACTGCATATTTCCATCCACCAATGATTAAACCTGAAAGAACTGGTGGTACTGTCCAAGGTGGTAATTGTCCACCCATTGGAGGTAGAATCTCAGTTGCAATTGCAAAGTACAACAATAGTGCATTTACTACTGGTACTATAATAAATGGTACACCCATGATTGGGTTTAACACTATTGGAGTACCAAATAATATTGGTTCATTTATATTAAATAAATTTGGTGTGATTGCAAGTTTTCCTAACTGCTTATATTGAGCAGATTTAGCTAAGAATAACATTGCCATTGTTAATCCAAGTGTTTGACCACTACCAGCTAAGTTTATGAAATTATCATAAAATTGTTGAGTAACAATATGAGCGCCATGAGCAAGATCAAGAGTTCCTGCTGCCTGTAAAAGTGCATTATCAGCTGTATTAGGAGTTAATAAACTTCCTACCATACCACCAACAGTTACACCACCATGGATTCCGAAGAACCATAAGAATGGAACGAAGAATGCTATAATAACTGCACCAAATGGTGAGTCTGAAGCCATTTGTAATGGTTGTTGAACAATTTTATAAATTACTTCAACAAGTGAAGAATTAAATCCAAATTTAAATACTGCATAAACAATATCTGCTACTATAAAGATTACAGCTGCTGGAATTAAAGCTGAGAATCCATTTACAACGCCTTCTGGAACACCTTCTGGCATTTTAATTCTCATATCTTTCTTAATCATTAATGAATAAGCCCATGCAACAAGTAAACTTACTAATATAGCGGTAATCATACCTTTACCACCCATCCAGTCTCTTGGAATTACAGAACCTACTTTAAAAGCTTCTGTTGCTCCTTCTGGTGTAAATTCTACCCAGTCATTAGTTATAATTAAGAATGTACTTAATGACAATACTGCTGATGAGAAAGGCTCAACCCCTTCATTTTTAGCATAAACATATGCCATACCCATAACAGCTACTAAAGCCATTATGCTCATTGTACCATTTTGAACCTTGTATAATGGATCATTCCAATTTGGTCCAAATGTATTTGCACAAAAATCAGTAAATGATTTTAATGGAAATGCTGCTACAAGTAAGAACATTGATCCAATAATATTTAATGGTAGAGTATATAACATACCATCTTTTAATGCCTGAACACCTTTTAAATTAACGAATTTCATTACTACAGGAACTACTTTTTCGTTTAAGGTTTGATTTAGTGACATAATATTTCCCCCTTATAAATTTAATAATATGAATAATTACAAATAAAGATTTGCTATTATTTCTCTAAATATTGATATGCTTTTCAGTTATGACTTTCTTAATTTCCTTCAAATGAGCTTCAATGAACTTAATTCTTGGTATGTCCAAAACTTCATTATCAACTATTAAATCCACATCACCAAAACTATTTTTAGTAATTAACATAATCTTACTTAGATATCTTAGGACTATTAAATAATCCTAAGATATCTTTAAATAATCAAAATAATTTATTTAACTAATCCTAATGCTAAATCTAAAACCTTAGCACCATTCATCATTCCATAATCAACCATTGGTATAACTTCTACTGGAATTCCTTTTGGACCGCAAAGAGCTTTTGCATTTGCTAATCTGTATCCAACTTGTGGTCCAAGTAATGCAACATCCATTGATTCTAAATGTTTGTCCATTTGAGATTCTGGAAATGCTGCAATATCAGCCTCTACTCCTTTAGCTTTTGCTGCATCCTTCATTTTGTTTACTAAAACACTTGTAGACATTCCTGATGCACAGAATAATTTGATTGTAATCATGATAAATTCCCCCTTAAATTAACTTTTTATTTTATATTTATTTAATTATATTTTTTGAATATAAGTATTTAACTAGAATCTTATTATTAACTATTTAATTAAAGTATTTACTACTTTTCTTAATTCAATAATTTGTTCTATTAAGTTCTTTTCTGAAATAGCTGTCATTAAATGATCCTGAGCATGTACAAATAAGATTGAAAAATCAACTTTTTCTCCACCTGCTTCTTTTTGTAACATTTCAGTTTGTGCATCATGAGCTTTTGCTAAAGCATCATTTGCTAACTGCATTTCTTGTTCAGCTTCTTCATATTCTCCTTCATTTACTTTGTTTAACGCCATGTAAGCGTGGTTTTTACAATCACCAGCATTGATTATTATGTTCATTATCTGCATTTCTAATTGTTCCATTTATTGTTCCCCACCTTCTGTTTTATTTCTTACACCAATATATAAAGCAATTCGTATACCAAACACTAAACAAAAAAATATAATTATTAGTATTTACACTGATAAACACTAGCTTAAATTACTATCTGCCTAAGTTTTCATTTCTTGATTTTTTTTTATATTTTTCTATTTTTTATATGTAAAAAACAGTGTTTGATAAAATTTTTTTAGTGTTTTAATCTTTTTATTCACTGTTTTATATATACATTTATTATATAAACACTATTTAATCCCATATTTGACCATAGCCATATATTTATGATATCATTTTCATGTAAAGAACATATCATTTGCTTATTAAAAGCAAGTGATATTAGTGTTTACAGCTTACTTGATATAAAAAACTTATTTTTACTTTACATACTTTAAACACTAATTTCTTAAATATTTCATAAATATTATGAAGTTAATCCAAAATTTGTACCAGATATATACCTATTTTCTGGTCAATATAAATTAGGAGGATAATTAATGACTAAAAAAGAGTTAATTTTACAAAAACTAAGACAGTTGAACTGTTCTGAAGGAATAGATACTAAAACATTAGCTTCATTAGTAAATATGTCCAGAGCTAATTTAAGCCATGAATTAAATGAATTATGTAAAGAAGGAAAATTAAATAAATCAACCGGAAGACCAGTTTTATTTTATCTAGCTGACTGGAAGAAAAAAGAAGTAAAATCTCAGCTTGATTTATTAGCTGAAAATAATATTTCATTAAAAAGTTCTATCGAACAAGCTAAAGCAGCGATTTTATATCCTCCAAAAGGAATGAACTGTTTAATTTTAGGAAGTACCGGTGTTGGTAAATCCATGTTTGCTTCATTAATGCATAATTACGCCTTAACAATGAATGTAAAAAGTGAAGATTCTCCTTTTATAGTTTTTAACTGTGCTGATTATAGTAATAATCCTCAATTACTGACCTCTCAATTATTTGGTGTAAAAAAAGGTGCTTATACAGGAGCTGAATGTGATAAAACTGGATTAATCGAACAAGCTGATGGCGGAATTTTATTTCTAGATGAAGTACATAGACTTCCTCCAGAAGGTCAGGAAACTCTTTTTGTATTCCTCGATACAGGTACTTTTAGACGTGTAGGTGACTCTGAATCAAGAAAATCTGATGTTTTAATAATCTCAGCAACTACTGAAAATCCTGACTCTGCACTTCTTAACACTTTTAGAAGGAGAATACCTATTGTTATAACTATTCCTTCATTGAAAGAAAGAACTCTTGAGGAACGACTATATCTTATAAAAAGCTTCTTTAAATATGAAAGTATAAGATTAAGTAAAGATATATATGTTTCTTTAAACTCACTCAGAGCACTCTTATCATATGACTGTCCAAACAATATAGGACAATTAAAAAGTGATGTTCAGATGCTTTGCGCAAAAGCATATTCTGAATTCTTAACAAATGTAAGAGGTGATGTTAGAATCCACAGTGGAAACCTTACACCATACATTAAAGAAGGACTTTATAAAGAAAAAGAACATAGAATATTGTGGAATAATTTAATGAGCGATGAAAT
This genomic interval carries:
- a CDS encoding ABC transporter permease subunit, with protein sequence MNRTKIEVKTIFTIITLFFIGFLVLPLGILFFKSIQIDGGIGFENYKETISNPELLRAVKNSTIVSLCAAVITTIISFILSYVLNCTRIFTPIKKCIRLGVILPMLLPTITYGFAIIYSFGKQGLLTKIFGRELLNIYGFNGLLIGYVIYTLPSSFLLINNSFKYIDKKFIIVSNLMGDNRAKQLINTILRPLMGSIGGAFVSAFILSFTDFGIPAAVGGTYNVVSTHLYQVMLGAIPNFNGGAVIAILMLMPAILGVLLLNYLERFNFHYDKVTDIELGKNKFRDVVLGSIGSLIIISILSIFIVMFITPFMVDFPYNMSFTLEYFKNTVTSNNILTVYKNSIFVAVLCGIFGTMVTYLGALINTRTSLHRKFRKSLDCFSMITNTVPGMVLGLAYLMLFNKTDLKGTFLIIIICNMVHFFTTPYLMAKNSLSKMNPSWETTGELLGDSWFKTLVRVVIPNSFSTIIEMFSYLFINSMVTISAIIFLVGTATAVMTTKIKELQHYAKFKEIFVLSILIFLTNLFVRLICDYLNKKLLDKNKTSNKKISNKVLKNKKKNKGEKFEMGKILKLITAGTMALTLSIGMLGCGAKSSDKVVIYTNADEEAIEIMQNTLNEKGYEDKYVLQSFGTSELGGKLIAEGDKIEADIVTMSSYFIESAQEKNNMFTDLTFDIKPLSESTKYSAPILGNTGSLFVNPIVIEEKNLSMPESIKDLTKPEFKDLVSIPNINDSSTAWLLVQAIISEYGEEEGTKITKDLVANAGPHIESSGSGPIKKVRAGEVAVGFGLRHQAVADSAEGKPIESIDPTEGNFTLTESIAVVNKKDEKKRKLAMEIAEVIVKDSREELIKYYPVALYEGETVSEKNKPKYSKQFEEKLSVDLLEQHQQFFNNAK
- a CDS encoding ABC transporter ATP-binding protein → MLELKNITKKFNDKTVLDNISLNIENGEIVSLLGQSGSGKTTLLNIILGLTNMDEGNLIFNGDDITNVHMKKRGFNIVFQDYALFPNLSAYENIIYGLKNNKGISTKKEVDEIISILGLQQHLEKNISQLSGGQKQRVALARTLVTKPKVLLLDEPLSALDGVIKESIKDKIKSIVKQFKLTTIVVTHDPEEALTLSDKVLIINDGKIAQFGTPNEVISSPSCEFVEEFILKQLHIKKNNIYNLFGECLA
- a CDS encoding DeoR/GlpR family DNA-binding transcription regulator — encoded protein: MYPIERQLEIFELAKVNDVLKLKDLTDKFNISIETLRRDLSVLEKQGKIQKIYGGIKLAETYSGEPLMQNRMENKLEIKEIIGKKCSEFVIEGDCIFLDSGSTTYHIAKNIKNIKNLIVITNSIPIVNELINSDVEVIIIGGKLRHNESSIVAYDYLFNFKTLNISKSFICAGGITLDKGISDYNMDEAITRKKILEISNEVFVAADSSKLGRDVPINICGIDKVNYVITDSSLDSSTESSFKNSPCELIIAYKK
- a CDS encoding SPOR domain-containing protein — translated: MTNRNKYEDISIPENISEIINKAEKRGKRYKRFQTAKKCSAIVFVCLAFTITVNVPAVSAALKDMPVIGKLVDVFQINKGGSITDGVLISTESKEDIIKINFNLSENQLTTAPSYTVNKKVGPNRIVFDFSGVRNFDYNKLQEDILSSSYIKDVYRNIVLDDSAISFVVELKENVDYSISEYKEPGYMELKLFNKNKEEPKNVYFIRSKPMENGEPLAMIAEMYFDEDATVVKTKNGLYSVSIGEYSSKEEADKALETLKNREDYNEELYVDSCMSNENPN
- a CDS encoding sigma-70 family RNA polymerase sigma factor produces the protein MFNYSEEGDVLKFLSKINSQKRFSEILEKSRDKLYRFAYCYVKNEDDALDILSEAVYKGYISFHKLRDEKYFETWMIRIIINCANDFFKKTNKYVYLDEHNIENIKDINTSLSMEDRMDLYDLMDRLPDDEKTIIILKYFQELNFREISEVLSIPENTIKSKLYRTIKKLNKYLKEDEVKFND
- a CDS encoding carbohydrate ABC transporter permease; translated protein: MNIDINNNIEELNISELLDTDKKIYIPKKTLKERIGTFSRHILLIFISIATFFPFIWMVTSALKSRQEIFTFPPNIIPANPNWHIFSDVFKEAPFGTYMFNSLSVATIEVIFQIISAAMIAYALTQFKFAGRKVLFGIVMCTYMLPSAVTYVPCYIILGKLNLLDTLTGLTISNLVNVLGIFLIRQAFIQVDKSFIEAARVDGASHIKILWKIMFPLTKPTFITFGLISFVTYYNEYMYPSLITKSPEKFLISAGIRQFFIQDGAYGTKWPEIMAASTITVLPLLILFLIAQKWFMDGVGGVTVDK